Proteins encoded within one genomic window of Novosphingobium sp. EMRT-2:
- a CDS encoding TonB-dependent receptor, with product MRTTLHLACLAGASMLAMAAEPALAAEDAADNGLGTIVVTATKRAIALDQTPIAASAVSGRDLAAANAQSLSDYVTRLPGVVFNDYQPGVSEVIIRGISATTYHEQGQTTVGYYLNEVPLVEPGFPIGIPDVDTFDLNRVEVLRGPQGTLFGSSTLGGLVNYVVNTADTSKIDAAASGLIGSTKNSHGEVNYAAKAMVNVPLIADKLAVRLVALQRFDAGYLDNPGTGVRGSNDFRTRGLRGSIVLTPSSATKISYLSSWQDTYLEDQTYLDLDHPYIRNTARAEPQKTRFWMNSLRLDQDLGGAELTAIGSIVEKHNFTQFSYPYFYVTGVTTGSGAAYSAGNANANIKTAEVRLASKGDGPFRYLIGASYMAAKKFSYDQIFQNGAAAYINANPASFGGFSGSVLAPGDRIYGYASDTYNEDIGVFGEVSYAIRPSIEITFGGRYFWNKYNATVTNQAGALGGYPGGYSPVDATGRVSNKEDGFTPKVTITARPTKDFLAYATYSEGYRVGGINPNAGLLPTIPVKYNSDRVKNYEAGVKFHAFDGKLYVEATFFNIDWKGIQARLFGPAPSYYSYVSNAGSANVVGGELAATWQIAKVASFSTSVTRQEASLTAFLPDTFAVGGGYASGSTLPGSSKWSVANNLKFDFQEVAFKPSFEVAHRYLSSAPVAFGNTATRGNFNIIDLRAGLTLMDKVRVLVFANNVFDKFGILNAPFTSQATPAGSIVRPRTVGLRLDWSL from the coding sequence ATGAGGACCACACTGCACCTTGCCTGCCTTGCCGGCGCGTCCATGCTGGCCATGGCCGCCGAGCCGGCGCTGGCCGCCGAAGATGCCGCCGACAACGGCCTGGGCACGATCGTCGTGACCGCGACCAAGCGCGCCATCGCGCTCGACCAGACGCCGATCGCCGCCAGCGCGGTATCGGGCAGGGATCTGGCCGCCGCCAACGCGCAAAGCCTGTCGGACTACGTCACCCGCCTGCCGGGCGTGGTGTTCAACGATTACCAGCCCGGCGTTTCCGAAGTGATCATCCGTGGCATCTCGGCCACGACCTACCACGAACAGGGCCAGACCACGGTCGGCTATTACCTCAACGAAGTGCCGCTGGTCGAACCCGGCTTCCCGATCGGCATTCCCGATGTGGACACCTTCGATCTCAACCGCGTGGAAGTGCTGCGCGGCCCGCAGGGCACGCTGTTCGGCTCGTCCACGCTGGGCGGCCTGGTCAACTACGTGGTCAACACCGCGGATACGAGCAAGATCGACGCGGCGGCATCTGGCCTCATCGGTTCGACCAAGAATTCGCACGGCGAAGTGAACTATGCGGCCAAGGCGATGGTCAACGTGCCGCTGATCGCCGACAAGCTGGCGGTGCGCCTGGTCGCGCTGCAGCGCTTTGATGCGGGCTATCTCGACAACCCCGGCACCGGCGTGCGCGGCAGCAACGATTTCCGCACGCGGGGCCTGCGCGGCTCGATCGTCCTGACGCCGTCCAGCGCGACCAAGATCAGCTATCTCTCGTCGTGGCAGGACACCTATCTTGAGGACCAGACCTACCTCGACCTTGATCATCCCTACATCCGCAACACCGCGCGGGCCGAACCGCAGAAGACGCGTTTCTGGATGAATTCGCTGCGGCTCGATCAGGATCTGGGCGGAGCGGAACTCACCGCCATCGGTTCCATCGTCGAAAAGCACAATTTCACCCAGTTCTCGTATCCCTATTTCTACGTGACCGGGGTGACGACGGGTTCGGGCGCGGCCTATTCGGCGGGCAACGCCAACGCCAACATCAAGACCGCCGAAGTCCGGCTGGCCTCGAAGGGCGACGGGCCGTTCCGCTACCTGATCGGCGCCAGCTACATGGCGGCCAAGAAGTTCAGCTACGACCAGATCTTCCAGAACGGCGCGGCGGCTTACATCAACGCCAACCCTGCCTCGTTCGGCGGCTTTTCGGGCAGCGTGCTGGCACCGGGCGATCGCATCTATGGCTATGCATCCGATACCTACAACGAGGATATCGGCGTGTTCGGCGAAGTGAGCTACGCGATCCGACCCAGCATCGAGATCACGTTCGGCGGCCGCTATTTCTGGAACAAGTACAACGCCACCGTCACCAACCAGGCGGGCGCGCTGGGCGGTTATCCGGGCGGCTACAGCCCGGTCGACGCCACGGGCCGGGTGTCGAACAAGGAAGATGGCTTCACCCCCAAGGTGACCATCACCGCCCGTCCGACCAAGGACTTCCTGGCCTATGCCACCTATTCGGAAGGCTATCGCGTCGGCGGCATCAACCCGAACGCCGGCCTGCTGCCGACCATTCCGGTCAAGTATAACAGCGACCGGGTGAAGAACTACGAAGCGGGCGTGAAATTCCACGCTTTCGACGGCAAGCTCTATGTGGAAGCCACCTTCTTCAACATCGACTGGAAGGGCATCCAGGCCCGTCTGTTCGGCCCGGCGCCGTCGTACTATTCCTATGTCTCGAACGCAGGCAGCGCCAACGTGGTCGGCGGCGAATTGGCGGCCACCTGGCAGATCGCCAAGGTCGCGAGCTTCAGCACCAGCGTTACGCGTCAGGAAGCGAGCCTCACCGCGTTCCTGCCCGATACGTTCGCGGTCGGCGGCGGCTACGCCTCGGGCTCGACGCTGCCGGGTTCGTCGAAGTGGTCGGTGGCGAACAACCTCAAGTTCGATTTCCAGGAGGTGGCGTTCAAGCCCTCGTTCGAAGTGGCGCACCGCTACCTGTCGTCGGCGCCGGTGGCGTTTGGCAACACCGCGACGCGCGGCAACTTCAACATCATCGACCTGCGCGCCGGGTTGACGCTGATGGACAAGGTGCGCGTGCTGGTCTTCGCCAACAACGTGTTCGACAAGTTCGGCATCCTCAACGCGCCGTTCACGTCGCAGGCGACCCCGGCGGGATCGATCGTGCGGCCGCGCACGGTGGGCCTGCGGCTCGACTGGTCGCTCTGA
- a CDS encoding amidohydrolase family protein yields MAGPLRAEEARLLAYQATEATWAQPALSPDGAWLWFDLLGDIYRMPATGGDAQPVLAGPAFERNPVPSPDGRWIAFISDRSGVTNLWIARSDGSDSRQLTHDTALVLMTSPAWAPDGKSVYVSRAVHAVLAFELWRVPVEGGPPALVVAAQPGGNEGWDDRVNAMGATPSPDGKAVWYATKLGHTWTEKDPPTWSIARRDLATGAVETVIPGGMHPVLSPDGRFLAYAARRDGGETGLRLRTLATGEDRWIAWPIDHDGQEGGYYYDLTPGYRFTPDGKAIVLARDGGFVRLDLVTGKQQAIPFRAPVRLALAPQSRVRQRVEDGGEVRTHLAEGAALSPDGQRIAFTALGALYVAEAQGNAPPRKLFDGNAFQPAWSPDGRTLAFTRWTAEQGGGIWTLDVAGGPPRPAGPQGAFWSEPLWDRDGKSLIALRAAQFDRLHAPDELAPAWPVDVVCLSPGGAATVIAHGAGLRSLQRTADGRLFVQADGALKEVMADGTLLARATVVARAMGQYVKEPRPVEELRLSPDGRTLAARTAFELHLLPMPADAKPVNLMDAVPGHRQITGVGADTMRWDGDGLSWTVGPFWRHAASAGALAAADPEAAAAPRDLSVRVPRALPATAQLLRGATVLTMDHGKVIADADLLITGDRIAAVGPRGSIPVPAGARIRELAGKFVIPGLIDAHAHFFPIPRGVHDGTHWEFPTLLAYGVTSVLEVQPFTPDIFAYADRMDAGLSTGPRLFSTGPGVFVNSAITSQAVAEQVLTRYRDAYRTRNIKSYMVGDRAARQYMVAASRKLGMMPTTEGAADFVLELTHAIDGFSGNEHNLPVTPIHDDVIRLFAASGIAYTPTLTVLYGGAPMLFADIQNDRPQDDPRLRRFTPPFVLAAKLRDRHWTPSEWQTWRRFAEDAMRLRRAGTLVGVGSHGEMQGIGVHWEMAAFVAGGATPQEALEMATIDNATIIGRPDDLGSVTPGKLADLVVLDADPRADIANARRIALVLRGGIAFDGTTLARDSESPAAPWWREEASGEVPQ; encoded by the coding sequence GTGGCCGGGCCTCTTCGCGCCGAAGAGGCCCGGTTGCTTGCCTATCAGGCGACCGAGGCGACCTGGGCGCAGCCGGCGCTGTCCCCGGACGGCGCGTGGCTGTGGTTCGATCTGCTGGGCGACATCTACCGGATGCCCGCCACCGGTGGCGATGCGCAACCGGTGCTGGCCGGCCCTGCCTTCGAACGCAACCCGGTGCCTTCGCCCGACGGGCGCTGGATCGCCTTCATTTCCGACCGGTCGGGCGTCACCAACCTCTGGATCGCGCGCAGTGACGGCAGCGACTCGCGGCAACTGACGCATGACACCGCGCTCGTCCTGATGACCTCGCCGGCCTGGGCGCCGGACGGGAAAAGCGTCTATGTCAGCCGGGCCGTCCACGCGGTGCTAGCGTTCGAACTGTGGCGCGTTCCCGTCGAAGGTGGCCCGCCCGCGCTGGTCGTGGCGGCCCAGCCCGGCGGCAACGAGGGGTGGGACGATCGCGTGAACGCCATGGGCGCGACCCCGTCTCCCGACGGCAAGGCGGTGTGGTACGCGACCAAGCTGGGCCACACCTGGACTGAGAAGGACCCACCCACCTGGTCCATCGCGCGGCGCGATCTGGCCACCGGCGCGGTCGAGACGGTGATTCCCGGCGGGATGCATCCGGTGCTCTCGCCCGATGGGCGATTTCTGGCCTATGCCGCGCGGCGCGATGGCGGCGAAACCGGCCTGCGCCTGCGTACCCTCGCTACCGGCGAGGACCGCTGGATCGCCTGGCCGATCGATCACGACGGGCAAGAAGGCGGCTACTACTACGATCTTACCCCCGGCTACCGCTTCACGCCCGACGGCAAGGCCATCGTGCTCGCGCGCGATGGCGGCTTCGTGCGGCTCGATCTTGTCACCGGAAAGCAGCAGGCGATCCCGTTTCGCGCGCCGGTGCGGCTGGCGCTTGCCCCGCAAAGCCGGGTCCGTCAGCGGGTAGAGGATGGCGGCGAGGTCCGGACGCATCTGGCCGAAGGCGCTGCGCTGTCGCCGGACGGCCAACGGATCGCTTTCACCGCGCTGGGCGCGCTGTACGTCGCCGAGGCGCAAGGCAACGCGCCGCCGCGCAAGCTGTTCGATGGTAACGCCTTCCAGCCGGCCTGGTCGCCGGATGGGCGCACGCTGGCCTTCACGCGCTGGACTGCCGAGCAGGGCGGCGGCATCTGGACGCTCGACGTGGCTGGCGGCCCGCCGCGCCCCGCCGGACCGCAGGGCGCCTTCTGGTCCGAACCGCTCTGGGATCGCGATGGTAAAAGCCTGATCGCACTGCGCGCCGCGCAATTCGATCGCCTGCACGCGCCGGACGAGCTGGCCCCGGCGTGGCCGGTCGATGTGGTGTGCCTTTCCCCCGGTGGTGCCGCGACGGTCATCGCCCATGGCGCGGGTCTGCGCTCGCTGCAGCGGACGGCGGACGGGCGTCTGTTCGTCCAGGCCGATGGCGCGCTCAAGGAAGTGATGGCCGACGGAACGCTGCTGGCGCGCGCGACGGTCGTCGCCCGCGCGATGGGGCAATACGTCAAGGAACCGCGCCCGGTCGAGGAACTGCGCCTATCGCCCGACGGGCGAACGCTGGCGGCGCGCACCGCGTTCGAGCTGCACCTTCTGCCGATGCCGGCCGACGCCAAGCCGGTGAACCTGATGGACGCCGTGCCTGGTCACCGCCAGATCACCGGGGTGGGCGCCGATACGATGCGCTGGGACGGCGATGGCCTGTCGTGGACGGTCGGGCCGTTCTGGCGTCACGCCGCCTCGGCCGGCGCGCTGGCGGCCGCCGATCCCGAAGCCGCGGCAGCCCCGCGCGATCTCTCGGTCCGCGTGCCGCGTGCCCTGCCGGCGACGGCGCAACTGCTGCGCGGCGCTACCGTGCTGACGATGGACCACGGGAAGGTCATCGCGGACGCCGACCTCCTGATAACCGGCGACCGGATTGCCGCGGTCGGCCCGCGCGGGTCCATCCCCGTTCCGGCCGGCGCGCGGATACGCGAGCTGGCCGGCAAGTTCGTCATTCCAGGCCTGATCGACGCGCACGCCCACTTCTTCCCGATCCCGCGCGGGGTGCACGATGGCACGCACTGGGAATTTCCGACGCTGCTGGCCTATGGCGTCACCTCGGTGCTGGAAGTGCAGCCGTTCACGCCGGATATCTTCGCCTATGCCGACCGGATGGACGCCGGGCTTTCCACGGGGCCGCGCCTGTTCAGCACCGGCCCCGGCGTGTTCGTGAACAGCGCCATCACCTCGCAGGCCGTGGCCGAGCAGGTGTTGACGCGCTATCGCGACGCCTACCGCACGCGCAATATCAAGAGCTACATGGTCGGCGACCGGGCCGCGCGGCAGTATATGGTGGCGGCATCGCGCAAGCTGGGCATGATGCCCACCACCGAAGGCGCCGCCGATTTCGTGCTGGAGCTGACCCACGCCATCGATGGCTTTTCCGGCAACGAGCATAACCTGCCGGTCACGCCGATCCACGACGACGTGATCCGCCTCTTCGCCGCCAGCGGCATCGCCTACACGCCGACGCTGACCGTGCTTTACGGCGGCGCGCCGATGCTGTTCGCCGATATCCAGAACGATCGCCCGCAGGACGATCCGCGCCTGCGCCGGTTCACCCCACCGTTCGTGCTGGCCGCCAAGCTGCGCGATCGGCACTGGACGCCGTCCGAATGGCAGACCTGGCGGCGCTTTGCCGAAGACGCGATGCGGTTGCGCCGCGCCGGCACGCTGGTCGGCGTGGGCAGCCATGGCGAGATGCAGGGCATCGGCGTCCACTGGGAAATGGCCGCGTTCGTCGCGGGCGGGGCTACGCCGCAGGAGGCGCTGGAAATGGCCACGATCGACAACGCCACGATCATCGGCCGGCCGGATGACCTTGGCAGCGTGACGCCCGGCAAGCTGGCTGATCTGGTGGTGCTCGATGCCGATCCGCGCGCCGACATCGCCAACGCCCGGCGCATTGCGCTGGTGCTGCGCGGCGGCATCGCGTTCGACGGCACCACGCTGGCACGGGATAGCGAAAGCCCGGCCGCACCGTGGTGGCGCGAAGAGGCATCCGGGGAGGTCCCGCAATGA
- a CDS encoding PepSY domain-containing protein, whose product MKPATLRAWSKVHTWSSLICTLFMLILALTGLPLVFHDEIDGIGKPERIERWNDAELVSLDRAIAAALALEPGAVPIYLSFDEDRPVVNLTSGPVGDAPETAMRFHPIDRRTAAPPQGEAPGGGVMDVVLDLHKDLLLGTVGEYFVGAIGLCFVLALVSGVVLYAPFARKAGFASVRKAKTARTRWLDWHNLIGGVTLAWALVVGLTGTINTLAEPITAWWRADALAHLARDHSGPIASYRPGIADAALRNAQAAVPGMRVQFIAFPGAAFSSRDHLAVYLQGATPLTAKLLTPVMVDARTGKVDGVAPMPWYMKALLLAQPLHFGDYGGMAMKLLWAVLDLVSIVVLGSGLYLWLRKPRTARRGRAA is encoded by the coding sequence ATGAAGCCGGCGACGTTGCGCGCCTGGAGCAAGGTGCATACTTGGTCGAGCCTGATCTGCACGCTGTTCATGCTGATCCTGGCGTTGACCGGCCTGCCGCTGGTGTTTCACGACGAGATCGACGGCATCGGCAAGCCGGAACGGATCGAACGCTGGAACGACGCCGAGCTGGTTTCGCTCGACCGCGCGATTGCCGCCGCGCTGGCGCTGGAACCGGGCGCCGTGCCGATCTACCTCAGCTTCGACGAGGATCGTCCGGTGGTGAACCTCACCAGCGGGCCGGTCGGCGATGCGCCGGAGACGGCGATGCGCTTCCACCCGATCGACCGGCGCACCGCCGCGCCGCCGCAGGGCGAAGCGCCCGGCGGCGGGGTGATGGACGTGGTGCTCGATTTGCACAAGGACCTGCTGCTGGGCACGGTGGGCGAATACTTCGTCGGCGCGATCGGCCTGTGCTTCGTGCTGGCGCTGGTTTCGGGCGTCGTGCTGTACGCCCCGTTCGCGCGCAAGGCGGGCTTCGCCAGCGTGCGCAAGGCCAAGACCGCGCGCACGCGCTGGCTCGATTGGCACAACCTGATCGGGGGCGTCACGCTGGCCTGGGCGCTGGTCGTGGGGCTGACCGGCACGATCAACACCCTGGCCGAGCCGATCACCGCGTGGTGGCGCGCCGATGCACTGGCCCATCTGGCGCGCGATCATTCCGGGCCGATCGCATCCTATCGCCCCGGCATTGCCGACGCGGCGCTGCGCAACGCGCAGGCCGCGGTGCCGGGGATGCGCGTGCAGTTCATCGCCTTTCCCGGCGCGGCCTTCAGCAGCCGCGATCACCTGGCCGTCTATCTGCAGGGCGCGACGCCGCTGACCGCGAAGCTGCTGACCCCGGTCATGGTCGATGCGCGCACCGGCAAGGTCGATGGTGTGGCGCCGATGCCGTGGTACATGAAGGCGCTGCTGCTCGCGCAGCCACTGCACTTTGGCGATTATGGCGGCATGGCGATGAAGCTGCTGTGGGCGGTGCTCGACCTCGTGAGCATCGTCGTGCTGGGCAGCGGCCTCTATCTGTGGCTGCGCAAGCCGCGCACCGCGCGCCGGGGCCGCGCGGCATGA
- a CDS encoding amidohydrolase, producing the protein MVTRRAFVSGSLNAIVAAAVPARVWAATRGGVDVAYVNAAVWTGTGPDVRTDAIGVAGGHIVAIGKDAVRAASSPRTQVIDLQGAFVTPGLIDCHTHFTIGSMALSQPSLRDAATPDEFVQRIAQAARALPKGEWLEGGNWDQDRWGGKMPTRQWIDAVTPDTPVAVIRYDLHMILCNSLALKLAGIDRNTPDMPGGVILRDENGEPTGIVKDAAKDLVLRAIAKPSEARLDAALRQGIALGLSKGVTEVHVPELDWSTFENTRRLRAQGETGMRFYNFTPLKDWERQAAIVAQEGRGDDWVRWGGCKVVFDGSLGSRTALMYLPYLDEPHAHGIMVTDPKDLKAWMTGADKAGLQVTSHAIGDEANDIVLDTMAAVAKANGARDRRFRIEHAQHLREEAIGRFAKQGVIASMQPYHAIDDGRWAVRRVGPERLRTSFAVGSMVRSGAHVCFGSDWPVAPLDPLTGIYAAVMRETIDGLNPHGWYPEQRITMAQALRGYTREAAYAGRVERQRGAIMPGMQADFAVFDRDLFRIDPETIPQVKVLRTVVGGTQRFG; encoded by the coding sequence ATGGTCACGCGCCGCGCGTTCGTATCGGGTTCGCTCAACGCCATCGTCGCGGCGGCCGTGCCAGCGCGGGTCTGGGCCGCCACGCGCGGCGGGGTGGACGTGGCCTACGTCAACGCGGCGGTGTGGACGGGAACGGGACCGGACGTGCGCACCGACGCCATCGGTGTGGCCGGCGGGCACATCGTCGCCATCGGCAAGGATGCGGTGCGCGCCGCGTCCAGCCCGCGCACGCAGGTCATCGACCTGCAAGGCGCGTTCGTGACGCCGGGGCTGATCGATTGCCATACCCATTTCACCATCGGGTCGATGGCGCTGTCGCAGCCCTCCCTGCGCGATGCGGCGACGCCCGACGAATTCGTGCAGCGGATCGCGCAAGCCGCGCGCGCGCTGCCCAAGGGCGAATGGCTGGAAGGCGGCAACTGGGATCAGGACCGCTGGGGCGGCAAGATGCCCACGCGCCAGTGGATCGACGCGGTGACGCCCGATACGCCGGTGGCGGTGATCCGCTATGACCTGCACATGATCCTGTGCAATTCGCTGGCGCTGAAGCTGGCAGGGATCGACCGCAACACCCCGGACATGCCCGGGGGCGTGATCCTGCGCGACGAGAACGGGGAGCCGACCGGCATCGTCAAGGACGCGGCCAAGGATCTCGTCCTGCGCGCGATCGCGAAGCCGAGTGAGGCCCGGCTGGACGCCGCCTTGCGGCAGGGCATCGCGCTGGGCCTGAGCAAGGGCGTGACCGAAGTCCACGTCCCCGAACTCGACTGGTCCACCTTCGAGAACACCCGCCGCCTGCGCGCGCAGGGCGAAACGGGGATGCGATTCTACAACTTCACCCCGCTGAAGGACTGGGAACGGCAGGCCGCCATCGTCGCGCAGGAAGGGCGCGGCGACGACTGGGTACGCTGGGGCGGGTGCAAGGTGGTGTTCGATGGCTCGCTCGGTTCGCGCACCGCGCTGATGTATCTGCCCTATCTCGACGAACCGCACGCGCACGGCATCATGGTGACCGACCCCAAGGACCTGAAGGCGTGGATGACCGGGGCGGACAAGGCCGGCCTGCAGGTGACCTCCCACGCCATCGGCGACGAGGCGAACGACATCGTGCTGGACACGATGGCGGCGGTCGCCAAGGCCAACGGCGCGCGCGACCGCCGCTTCCGCATCGAACATGCCCAGCACTTGCGCGAGGAAGCGATCGGGCGGTTCGCCAAACAGGGCGTGATCGCCTCGATGCAGCCCTACCACGCGATCGACGACGGGCGCTGGGCGGTGCGGCGCGTCGGCCCCGAACGGCTGCGCACCAGCTTCGCGGTCGGTTCCATGGTGCGCTCGGGCGCGCACGTCTGCTTCGGTTCGGACTGGCCGGTGGCCCCGCTCGATCCGCTGACCGGCATCTACGCAGCGGTGATGCGCGAAACGATCGACGGGCTCAATCCGCACGGCTGGTATCCCGAACAGCGCATTACCATGGCCCAGGCGCTGCGGGGCTATACCCGCGAAGCGGCCTACGCAGGCCGGGTGGAGCGGCAGCGCGGCGCGATCATGCCCGGAATGCAGGCCGATTTCGCGGTGTTCGACCGCGACCTGTTCCGGATCGACCCGGAAACGATTCCCCAGGTCAAGGTGCTGCGCACCGTGGTGGGCGGCACGCAGCGCTTCGGGTAG
- a CDS encoding helix-turn-helix transcriptional regulator codes for MTPADRSDLKSNANAMAARLKLMSHPERLLMLCRMDEGEVSVNELVELSGLSQSSVSQHLALLRDEGAVSTRGAAQTRFYSLRDPVVRGIIHALCELCERHCG; via the coding sequence ATGACACCGGCCGATCGTTCGGACCTCAAATCCAACGCCAACGCGATGGCGGCCCGGCTGAAGCTGATGAGCCATCCGGAGCGCCTGCTGATGCTGTGCCGGATGGATGAGGGCGAGGTTTCGGTCAATGAACTGGTCGAACTGTCGGGCCTGTCGCAATCCTCCGTCTCGCAACATCTGGCGCTGCTGCGGGACGAAGGCGCGGTCAGCACCCGGGGCGCCGCGCAAACCCGCTTCTACAGCCTGCGCGATCCCGTGGTGCGCGGGATCATCCATGCCTTGTGCGAACTTTGCGAACGGCACTGCGGCTGA